A window from Mauremys reevesii isolate NIE-2019 linkage group 9, ASM1616193v1, whole genome shotgun sequence encodes these proteins:
- the LOC120371809 gene encoding protein FAM122A-like isoform X3 produces the protein MYFIEVTFLILLFVFFNKIYNGLEKSIGDLTSDPKHEDEAGNINKLVPSSPVRIPSSRLHQIKQEEGMDLMNREAVHEREVQTAMQISQSWEESLSLNDNDFEKSSSPKQIDFVPVSPAPSPTRGIGKQCFSPSLQSLVSSSGLPPSASPSPTRRFLNRRSQSPIHCIRPSVLGPMKRKGEMDTEDEPKRFFQGTTNMLSPEVSHLTDLGACLTSGTLDGNQSNAGSSCDSPAEIVTTRDSPASLSNSRSQFKPIDFSAKLPTN, from the exons ATGTACTTCATAGAAGTTACCTTTttgattttgttgtttgttttttttaataagatcTACAATGGTTTAGAAAAGAGTATTGGTGATCTCACAAGTGACCCAAAACATGAAGATGAAGCAGGCAATATAAACAAG TTGGTTCCATCATCTCCTGTACGTATTCCTAGCAGCCGCCTTCATCAAATCAAACAG gAAGAAGGAATGGATTTGATGAACAGAGAAGCAGTACATGAACG GGAAGTGCAAACAGCAATGCAGATCAGCCAGTCATGGGAGGAGAGCTTGAGCCTG AATGACAATGATTTTGAGAAATCATCCTCTCCCAAGCAAATAGACTTTGTCCCAGTTTCTCCAGCTCCTTCACCCACCAGAGGAATAGGGAAG CAATGTTTCTCACCGTCTTTGCAAAGTTTGGTGAGTAGCAGTGGATTACCTCCAAGCGCTAGCCCCAGTCCAACAAGACGATTCTTAAA CAGGAGAAGTCAGAGTCCTATTCACTGCATTCGCCCAAGTGTTCTTGGGCCAATGAAAAGAAAAG GTGAAATGGATACTGAAGATGAGCCAAAGAGATTTTTTCAAGGAACTACTAACATGCTTTCTCCTGAAGTTTCACATCTGACAGACCTTGGTGCATG TCTGACTTCAGGTACTCTTGATGGCAATCAAAGCAATGCTGGctcttcctgtgattcaccagcTGAAATTGTCACCACCAGAGATTCTCCAGCCTCACTTTCCAATTCCAGATCTCAATTTAAGCCCATAGATTTTTCAGCTAAATTACCCACAAATTGA
- the LOC120371809 gene encoding protein FAM122A-like isoform X4 → MDRHTNSSSKNIPENELVPSSPVRIPSSRLHQIKQEEGMDLMNREAVHEREVQTAMQISQSWEESLSLNDNDFEKSSSPKQIDFVPVSPAPSPTRGIGKQCFSPSLQSLVSSSGLPPSASPSPTRRFLNRRSQSPIHCIRPSVLGPMKRKGEMDTEDEPKRFFQGTTNMLSPEVSHLTDLGACLTSGTLDGNQSNAGSSCDSPAEIVTTRDSPASLSNSRSQFKPIDFSAKLPTN, encoded by the exons ATGGACCGCCATACCAACAGCAGTAGTAAAAATATTCCAGAGAATGAG TTGGTTCCATCATCTCCTGTACGTATTCCTAGCAGCCGCCTTCATCAAATCAAACAG gAAGAAGGAATGGATTTGATGAACAGAGAAGCAGTACATGAACG GGAAGTGCAAACAGCAATGCAGATCAGCCAGTCATGGGAGGAGAGCTTGAGCCTG AATGACAATGATTTTGAGAAATCATCCTCTCCCAAGCAAATAGACTTTGTCCCAGTTTCTCCAGCTCCTTCACCCACCAGAGGAATAGGGAAG CAATGTTTCTCACCGTCTTTGCAAAGTTTGGTGAGTAGCAGTGGATTACCTCCAAGCGCTAGCCCCAGTCCAACAAGACGATTCTTAAA CAGGAGAAGTCAGAGTCCTATTCACTGCATTCGCCCAAGTGTTCTTGGGCCAATGAAAAGAAAAG GTGAAATGGATACTGAAGATGAGCCAAAGAGATTTTTTCAAGGAACTACTAACATGCTTTCTCCTGAAGTTTCACATCTGACAGACCTTGGTGCATG TCTGACTTCAGGTACTCTTGATGGCAATCAAAGCAATGCTGGctcttcctgtgattcaccagcTGAAATTGTCACCACCAGAGATTCTCCAGCCTCACTTTCCAATTCCAGATCTCAATTTAAGCCCATAGATTTTTCAGCTAAATTACCCACAAATTGA
- the LOC120371809 gene encoding protein FAM122A-like isoform X6, with product MNRHSLLVPSSPVRIPSSRLHQIKQEEGMDLMNREAVHEREVQTAMQISQSWEESLSLNDNDFEKSSSPKQIDFVPVSPAPSPTRGIGKQCFSPSLQSLVSSSGLPPSASPSPTRRFLNRRSQSPIHCIRPSVLGPMKRKGEMDTEDEPKRFFQGTTNMLSPEVSHLTDLGACLTSGTLDGNQSNAGSSCDSPAEIVTTRDSPASLSNSRSQFKPIDFSAKLPTN from the exons ATGAATCGTCATAGTCTG TTGGTTCCATCATCTCCTGTACGTATTCCTAGCAGCCGCCTTCATCAAATCAAACAG gAAGAAGGAATGGATTTGATGAACAGAGAAGCAGTACATGAACG GGAAGTGCAAACAGCAATGCAGATCAGCCAGTCATGGGAGGAGAGCTTGAGCCTG AATGACAATGATTTTGAGAAATCATCCTCTCCCAAGCAAATAGACTTTGTCCCAGTTTCTCCAGCTCCTTCACCCACCAGAGGAATAGGGAAG CAATGTTTCTCACCGTCTTTGCAAAGTTTGGTGAGTAGCAGTGGATTACCTCCAAGCGCTAGCCCCAGTCCAACAAGACGATTCTTAAA CAGGAGAAGTCAGAGTCCTATTCACTGCATTCGCCCAAGTGTTCTTGGGCCAATGAAAAGAAAAG GTGAAATGGATACTGAAGATGAGCCAAAGAGATTTTTTCAAGGAACTACTAACATGCTTTCTCCTGAAGTTTCACATCTGACAGACCTTGGTGCATG TCTGACTTCAGGTACTCTTGATGGCAATCAAAGCAATGCTGGctcttcctgtgattcaccagcTGAAATTGTCACCACCAGAGATTCTCCAGCCTCACTTTCCAATTCCAGATCTCAATTTAAGCCCATAGATTTTTCAGCTAAATTACCCACAAATTGA
- the LOC120371809 gene encoding protein FAM122A-like isoform X5, which produces MVMSTTNYSIMLMLVPSSPVRIPSSRLHQIKQEEGMDLMNREAVHEREVQTAMQISQSWEESLSLNDNDFEKSSSPKQIDFVPVSPAPSPTRGIGKQCFSPSLQSLVSSSGLPPSASPSPTRRFLNRRSQSPIHCIRPSVLGPMKRKGEMDTEDEPKRFFQGTTNMLSPEVSHLTDLGACLTSGTLDGNQSNAGSSCDSPAEIVTTRDSPASLSNSRSQFKPIDFSAKLPTN; this is translated from the exons ATGGTCATGAGCACCACAAATTATTCAATTATGTTAATG TTGGTTCCATCATCTCCTGTACGTATTCCTAGCAGCCGCCTTCATCAAATCAAACAG gAAGAAGGAATGGATTTGATGAACAGAGAAGCAGTACATGAACG GGAAGTGCAAACAGCAATGCAGATCAGCCAGTCATGGGAGGAGAGCTTGAGCCTG AATGACAATGATTTTGAGAAATCATCCTCTCCCAAGCAAATAGACTTTGTCCCAGTTTCTCCAGCTCCTTCACCCACCAGAGGAATAGGGAAG CAATGTTTCTCACCGTCTTTGCAAAGTTTGGTGAGTAGCAGTGGATTACCTCCAAGCGCTAGCCCCAGTCCAACAAGACGATTCTTAAA CAGGAGAAGTCAGAGTCCTATTCACTGCATTCGCCCAAGTGTTCTTGGGCCAATGAAAAGAAAAG GTGAAATGGATACTGAAGATGAGCCAAAGAGATTTTTTCAAGGAACTACTAACATGCTTTCTCCTGAAGTTTCACATCTGACAGACCTTGGTGCATG TCTGACTTCAGGTACTCTTGATGGCAATCAAAGCAATGCTGGctcttcctgtgattcaccagcTGAAATTGTCACCACCAGAGATTCTCCAGCCTCACTTTCCAATTCCAGATCTCAATTTAAGCCCATAGATTTTTCAGCTAAATTACCCACAAATTGA